The Pantoea nemavictus genome includes a region encoding these proteins:
- the ybbP gene encoding putative ABC transporter permease subunit YbbP, producing the protein MIWRWFWREWRSPSLLIVWLALTLAVACVLALGSISDRMEKGLSQQSRDFMAGDRTLRTTSPAPDAWLNKARDEGLSVSRQLSFMTMTFAQETPQLADVKAVDDAYPMFGTLQTHPPGLRPQAGTVLAAPRLLALLNLKVGDNVDVGDTTLRIAGEVIQEPDGGFNPFQTAPRLLMNLADVEKTGAVQPGSRLSWRYKFSGEPAPLARYDSWIEPQLKADQRWISVENSEDALGRSMQRAQQFLLLSALLTLMLAIAAVAVAMSHYCRSRYDLVAVLKTLGATRKALQRLIIGQWLAVLLLAAIVGSALGQGIEVILLLMLKPVLPGALPAASFWPWLWAIGAMFVISLLVGLRPYRLLMATQPLRVLRRDAVANVWPLRFYLPAMALVVMGLLALLMGGSKMLWALLAGVVMLALLLALLGWGTLLLLRKLVVRNLALRLAINRLLRQPAMTLSQLAAFSLSFMLLALLLVMRGDLLDRWQQQLPPDSPNYFLLNITKEQVPQVSDFLTGHHLKLETFYPIVRARLTELNGKEADPKLDNALNRELNLTWQAERPDHNPLIAGSWPPKAGEVSMEVELADRLGVKLGDSLTFSGDTQQFSAKITSLRKVDWESLRPNFFFIFPPGALDQQPQTWLTSFRMESNPALLAQLNRAFPTLSLLDIGSMMRQIGQVLTQVSQALEVMVVLVTVCGVLLLLAQIQVGMRQRRQELVVYRTLGASKRLLRGTLWCEFALLGVVSGIAAALGAEAALWGLQRKIFDFPWQPDWTLWIVLPIGGALLLSLCGGWLGVRLLKGKALFRRFEAA; encoded by the coding sequence ATGATTTGGCGCTGGTTCTGGCGCGAGTGGCGCTCGCCCTCGCTGCTGATTGTCTGGCTGGCGCTGACCTTAGCGGTGGCGTGCGTGCTGGCACTAGGTTCGATCAGCGATCGCATGGAAAAAGGCTTAAGCCAGCAGAGCCGCGACTTTATGGCCGGCGATCGTACGCTGCGCACCACCTCGCCTGCACCGGACGCATGGCTGAATAAAGCGCGCGACGAGGGGCTATCGGTGAGTCGTCAGCTGAGCTTTATGACCATGACGTTCGCCCAAGAGACGCCGCAGTTGGCGGATGTAAAAGCCGTGGATGATGCCTATCCGATGTTTGGCACACTGCAAACCCATCCGCCCGGCTTACGCCCGCAAGCGGGAACGGTGCTGGCCGCGCCGCGTTTGCTGGCGTTGCTGAACCTGAAAGTGGGCGACAACGTAGACGTTGGTGATACCACGCTGCGTATTGCCGGTGAAGTGATTCAGGAGCCGGATGGCGGTTTCAATCCGTTCCAGACCGCGCCGCGTCTGCTGATGAACCTGGCCGACGTGGAGAAAACCGGCGCGGTGCAGCCGGGCAGTCGCCTGAGCTGGCGCTATAAATTCTCCGGCGAACCGGCACCGCTGGCGCGCTACGACAGTTGGATCGAGCCGCAGCTAAAAGCCGATCAGCGCTGGATTAGCGTCGAGAACTCCGAAGATGCGCTAGGCCGATCCATGCAGCGTGCACAGCAATTTTTACTGCTCTCCGCGCTGTTGACGCTGATGCTGGCGATTGCCGCGGTGGCGGTGGCGATGAGCCATTACTGTCGCAGCCGCTACGATTTAGTCGCGGTGCTGAAAACCCTCGGCGCAACGCGCAAGGCGCTACAACGGCTGATCATCGGCCAGTGGCTGGCTGTGCTGCTGCTGGCGGCAATAGTCGGGAGCGCATTAGGGCAAGGGATTGAAGTGATTCTGCTGCTGATGTTGAAACCGGTGCTACCGGGCGCGCTGCCTGCGGCGAGCTTCTGGCCGTGGCTGTGGGCGATTGGCGCGATGTTTGTGATTTCGCTGCTGGTCGGTTTACGTCCTTACCGCTTGCTGATGGCGACGCAACCGCTGCGCGTATTGCGTCGGGATGCCGTGGCCAACGTTTGGCCGCTGCGCTTTTATCTGCCCGCGATGGCGTTGGTAGTGATGGGATTGTTGGCGCTGCTGATGGGCGGCAGCAAAATGCTGTGGGCGCTGCTGGCCGGCGTGGTGATGCTGGCGCTGCTTCTGGCACTTCTCGGTTGGGGCACGCTGCTGCTGCTGCGTAAGCTGGTGGTGCGCAATCTGGCACTGCGCCTGGCGATCAACCGTCTGCTGCGCCAACCGGCGATGACGCTCAGCCAGCTGGCGGCGTTTTCGCTCTCATTCATGCTGCTGGCGCTGCTGCTGGTGATGCGCGGCGATCTGCTCGATCGCTGGCAACAGCAACTGCCGCCGGATAGCCCGAACTATTTCCTGCTGAACATCACCAAAGAGCAGGTGCCACAGGTAAGTGATTTTCTAACCGGGCATCACCTCAAGCTGGAAACGTTCTACCCGATCGTGCGCGCACGTCTGACCGAGCTGAACGGCAAAGAGGCCGATCCGAAGCTGGATAACGCGCTCAATCGCGAGCTCAATCTAACGTGGCAGGCGGAGCGTCCGGATCATAATCCGCTGATTGCCGGCAGCTGGCCGCCAAAAGCCGGTGAAGTCTCAATGGAAGTGGAGCTGGCGGATCGTCTCGGCGTGAAGCTCGGCGATAGCTTAACTTTCAGCGGCGATACCCAGCAGTTCAGCGCCAAAATCACCAGCTTGCGTAAGGTCGATTGGGAAAGTTTGCGTCCGAACTTCTTCTTTATCTTCCCGCCGGGTGCGCTCGATCAACAGCCGCAAACCTGGCTGACCAGCTTCCGCATGGAGAGCAATCCGGCGCTACTGGCGCAGCTTAATCGCGCGTTTCCGACGCTGAGCCTGCTGGATATTGGCAGCATGATGCGCCAAATCGGTCAGGTGCTGACGCAGGTAAGCCAGGCGCTGGAAGTGATGGTGGTGCTGGTCACGGTGTGCGGCGTGCTGCTATTGCTGGCACAGATTCAGGTCGGTATGCGTCAGCGCCGCCAGGAGCTGGTGGTGTATCGCACGCTCGGCGCCAGCAAACGGCTGCTGCGCGGCACGCTGTGGTGCGAGTTTGCGCTGCTTGGCGTGGTGTCGGGGATTGCCGCCGCCCTTGGCGCTGAAGCGGCGCTGTGGGGATTGCAGCGCAAGATCTTTGATTTCCCCTGGCAGCCAGACTGGACCCTGTGGATCGTGTTGCCGATCGGTGGCGCATTGTTGCTCTCATTGTGCGGCGGCTGGTTAGGCGTAAGGTTGTTAAAGGGGAAGGCGCTATTCAGGCGGTTTGAGGCGGCGTGA
- a CDS encoding SDR family oxidoreductase: protein MQKTILITGCSSGIGLVAANDLLSRGYRVLAACRRADDVARMEALGFIGVQLDLDDAASVDAAADRVLELTEHRLHALFNNGGFGQYGPLSSVSRQQLEKQFSTNLFGTHQLTMRLLPALQASGNGRIVNTSSVLGLISTPGRGAYAASKWALEAWSDALRLEVRESGVRVSLLEPGPISTRFTDNVHQGEQDKPVRNPGIAARFTLPPEAILPKLRHALESKHPRLRYPVTLVAWAMSLLKRLLPGWILDRILRSN from the coding sequence ATGCAAAAAACAATTCTCATCACCGGCTGCTCCAGCGGCATTGGTTTGGTCGCCGCTAACGATCTTTTATCACGCGGCTATCGCGTGCTGGCCGCTTGTCGCCGCGCGGACGATGTGGCGCGCATGGAAGCGCTGGGATTTATTGGCGTGCAGCTGGATCTCGATGATGCCGCCAGCGTCGATGCCGCCGCCGACCGCGTGCTGGAGCTCACCGAGCATCGCCTGCACGCGCTGTTTAATAACGGCGGTTTTGGTCAATATGGGCCGCTCAGCAGCGTGTCGCGTCAGCAGCTGGAAAAGCAGTTTTCCACCAACCTGTTTGGCACCCATCAACTGACGATGCGCCTGCTACCGGCGCTGCAGGCCAGCGGCAATGGCCGCATCGTCAATACCAGTTCGGTGCTGGGATTGATCTCTACGCCAGGCCGTGGCGCGTATGCCGCCAGCAAATGGGCGCTGGAAGCCTGGAGCGATGCGCTACGTCTTGAAGTGCGCGAGTCTGGCGTGCGCGTCAGCTTGCTCGAGCCGGGCCCCATCAGCACGCGTTTCACCGATAACGTGCATCAGGGTGAACAGGATAAACCGGTGCGCAATCCCGGTATCGCCGCGCGTTTTACTCTGCCGCCGGAAGCGATTCTGCCGAAACTGCGTCACGCGTTAGAGAGCAAACATCCGCGTCTGCGTTATCCGGTGACGCTGGTCGCCTGGGCGATGAGCCTGCTGAAACGCCTGCTGCCAGGTTGGATACTGGATCGCATTTTACGCAGCAACTAA
- the tesA gene encoding multifunctional acyl-CoA thioesterase I/protease I/lysophospholipase L1 produces the protein MMNCNNVFRWHYPFLLLLLLLVSRFAAADTLLVLGDSLSAGYRMSATAAWPSLLNKEWQQQPKVVNASISGDTAGQGLARLPSLLKQHQPRWVLIELGGNDGLRGFPPQNIADDLTKVIDEVKAAKAQPLLMQIRLPANYGRRYTEAFSAIYPRLAQQYDIPLVPFFMEQVYLKPEWMQQDGIHPNPDAQPFIANLMATELAPLVKHD, from the coding sequence ATGATGAACTGCAACAATGTTTTCCGCTGGCATTATCCCTTCCTGTTGTTATTGCTTCTGCTGGTGTCCCGATTTGCCGCCGCCGACACGTTGCTGGTGTTGGGCGACAGCCTGAGCGCCGGGTATCGCATGTCGGCTACGGCGGCGTGGCCAAGTTTGCTGAATAAAGAGTGGCAACAGCAGCCCAAAGTCGTCAACGCCAGCATCAGCGGTGATACCGCAGGGCAAGGGCTGGCGCGTTTACCGAGCCTATTAAAACAGCATCAGCCCCGCTGGGTGTTAATCGAATTGGGCGGTAACGATGGCCTGCGCGGCTTTCCACCGCAGAACATCGCTGACGATCTGACCAAAGTGATCGACGAAGTGAAAGCCGCTAAAGCGCAGCCGCTGCTGATGCAGATTCGTCTGCCCGCCAATTATGGGCGTCGTTATACGGAGGCGTTTAGCGCTATCTATCCGCGCCTGGCACAGCAGTACGACATTCCTCTGGTGCCCTTCTTTATGGAGCAGGTCTACCTGAAGCCGGAGTGGATGCAGCAGGATGGAATTCACCCCAATCCGGATGCTCAGCCGTTTATCGCCAACCTGATGGCGACCGAACTGGCTCCGCTAGTAAAGCATGATTAA
- a CDS encoding thioredoxin family protein: protein MSHALIIDINESNLQQTLEQSMQLPVLFYFWSERSQHCQELTPVLDRLAQEYAGQFILAKLDCDKEQMVASQFGLRSIPTVYLFQNGQPVDGFQGPQPEEAIRALLQKVLPREEEVKAQQAMQLMHEGKPLDALPLLKDAWQLSNQNSEIGLLLAEVLITLNRSDEAETVLDKVPLQDQDTRYQSLISQIELLKQAADTPEIQLLQEQLAGDAANAELAAKLALQLHQVGRNEEALELLFGFLKSDLSAGDGQVRKMFQEILAALGTGDTLAARYRRQLYSLLY from the coding sequence ATGTCACACGCTTTGATTATCGACATCAACGAATCCAATCTGCAACAGACCTTAGAGCAGTCGATGCAGCTGCCGGTGCTGTTCTATTTCTGGTCCGAACGCAGTCAGCATTGTCAGGAATTGACGCCGGTGCTGGATCGCCTGGCGCAGGAGTATGCCGGTCAGTTTATTTTGGCGAAGCTGGATTGTGATAAAGAGCAGATGGTGGCCTCGCAGTTTGGTCTGCGTTCCATCCCAACCGTTTATCTTTTCCAGAACGGTCAGCCGGTGGACGGCTTCCAGGGCCCGCAACCTGAAGAGGCGATTCGCGCCCTGCTGCAAAAGGTGTTGCCGCGTGAAGAAGAAGTAAAGGCGCAGCAAGCCATGCAGCTGATGCACGAAGGCAAACCGCTTGACGCCCTGCCGCTGCTGAAAGATGCCTGGCAGCTGAGCAATCAAAACAGCGAAATCGGTTTGCTGCTGGCGGAAGTGCTGATCACCCTTAATCGCAGCGACGAAGCGGAAACGGTGTTGGATAAGGTACCGTTGCAGGATCAGGACACGCGCTATCAAAGCCTGATCTCGCAAATCGAGCTGCTGAAACAGGCCGCCGATACGCCTGAAATTCAGCTGTTGCAGGAGCAACTGGCCGGCGATGCAGCGAATGCCGAGCTGGCGGCAAAACTTGCCTTACAGCTGCATCAGGTTGGCCGCAACGAAGAAGCGTTAGAGCTGTTGTTCGGTTTCCTGAAAAGCGATCTCAGTGCGGGTGATGGCCAGGTGCGCAAGATGTTCCAGGAGATTTTGGCCGCACTCGGCACTGGCGATACCCTCGCCGCCCGCTATCGCCGCCAGCTTTACTCGCTGCTGTACTGA
- a CDS encoding TraB/GumN family protein, which translates to MRHGLWHSIQQRIATLFPASYSWPAMDIQLGDRRLHLAGSIHMGTRDMQPLPAGLLRQLNKADALIVEADITQGASPFSNDDAHPPLAMRLAADVLQRLQALCDELSLSLSVFDTLPFWQIALMLQAQQAQRLGLRPQFGIDYQLLQAAKAANKRIIELEGPETQIALLKSLPQDGLPLLLDTLEHWHTNARLLQTMISWWLDAPPTPQPVALPSTFSSELNDTLMRNRNQHWRELLLALPKGRYVVAVGALHLYGDDNLPGLLKK; encoded by the coding sequence ATGAGACACGGTCTGTGGCACAGCATCCAACAACGGATCGCGACCCTTTTCCCGGCCAGTTACAGCTGGCCGGCCATGGATATTCAGCTGGGTGACCGACGCCTGCATCTGGCGGGCAGCATTCATATGGGCACGCGCGACATGCAGCCGCTGCCCGCCGGTTTGCTGCGTCAGCTTAATAAAGCCGACGCGCTGATTGTTGAAGCCGATATCACGCAAGGCGCATCGCCGTTTAGCAACGATGATGCGCATCCACCGCTGGCAATGCGCCTTGCAGCTGACGTGCTGCAACGGCTGCAAGCCCTGTGTGATGAGCTGTCACTTTCACTGAGCGTGTTCGACACGCTGCCGTTCTGGCAAATCGCGTTGATGTTACAGGCACAACAGGCGCAGCGACTCGGCTTACGTCCGCAGTTTGGCATCGATTATCAGCTGTTGCAGGCGGCAAAAGCGGCGAATAAACGCATTATTGAACTGGAAGGTCCGGAAACCCAGATCGCCCTGCTGAAATCGCTGCCGCAAGATGGTTTGCCGCTGTTGCTGGATACGCTTGAGCATTGGCATACCAACGCACGTCTGCTGCAAACCATGATTAGCTGGTGGCTGGATGCGCCGCCAACGCCGCAACCGGTGGCGTTGCCCAGCACTTTTAGCAGCGAGCTTAACGACACGCTGATGCGTAATCGTAATCAGCACTGGCGCGAACTGTTGCTGGCATTACCTAAAGGGCGATATGTGGTGGCGGTGGGCGCGCTGCATCTGTATGGCGACGATAATTTGCCGGGGTTGCTGAAGAAATAA
- a CDS encoding IS110 family transposase, translating to MFCLGIDVSKNKLDLCLFPGNGKKKTKSIKNQVGVERDICDWLQKQKCPPEQVMVVMEATSVYHENVAYGLHGNPPVTVCIGNPQRVREFARGMGILTKNDAVDAWVLARYGELKQPDAWVPPPPEVRKLKDLLRLRDAIVEDVQRATNRLEKANSTQTAGEVTDSLERTKKSHEKELKRINALIDDHMDKNDGLKDDLKLLESIKGIGGVVGTTMLSVLRTCQFRNAGQVAAWLGVVPVEKTSGSSVRGLARMSKTGPADVRAKLYMAAIVAARWNRPVRALYERLMAKGKPAKVALGAVMRKLVHLCFGVLKTREPWNENYVATA from the coding sequence ATGTTCTGTCTTGGTATTGATGTCAGCAAAAACAAACTCGACCTCTGCCTGTTCCCCGGCAACGGCAAAAAGAAAACGAAATCCATCAAAAATCAGGTCGGCGTAGAACGTGACATCTGCGACTGGCTCCAGAAGCAGAAGTGCCCGCCAGAGCAGGTGATGGTGGTGATGGAAGCGACCAGCGTCTATCACGAAAACGTCGCTTACGGGCTGCACGGGAACCCGCCCGTGACGGTCTGTATCGGCAATCCGCAACGGGTCAGGGAGTTTGCCCGCGGAATGGGTATCCTGACCAAAAATGACGCGGTCGACGCCTGGGTGCTGGCCCGTTACGGCGAGCTGAAACAGCCCGATGCCTGGGTTCCGCCGCCACCGGAAGTCCGCAAGCTGAAAGACCTGCTGCGTCTGCGTGACGCCATCGTTGAAGATGTGCAGCGCGCGACGAACAGGCTCGAGAAGGCGAACTCAACCCAGACGGCGGGCGAGGTGACCGACTCGCTTGAAAGAACAAAAAAATCGCATGAAAAGGAGCTGAAGCGAATAAACGCGCTGATTGACGACCACATGGATAAGAATGATGGTCTGAAAGATGATCTTAAGCTGCTGGAGTCGATAAAAGGTATCGGCGGCGTAGTGGGAACGACCATGCTGTCGGTGCTGCGTACGTGCCAGTTCCGCAATGCGGGTCAGGTAGCGGCGTGGCTGGGCGTGGTGCCGGTCGAGAAGACGTCAGGCAGTTCGGTGAGAGGGCTGGCCCGGATGTCGAAAACCGGTCCCGCCGACGTGAGAGCGAAGCTGTATATGGCCGCGATAGTAGCGGCAAGGTGGAATCGCCCCGTAAGAGCGCTGTATGAAAGGCTGATGGCGAAGGGCAAGCCAGCCAAAGTGGCGCTGGGAGCGGTGATGCGCAAACTGGTCCATCTCTGCTTCGGTGTGCTTAAAACACGAGAGCCGTGGAACGAAAACTACGTAGCTACCGCTTGA
- the cueR gene encoding Cu(I)-responsive transcriptional regulator, which yields MNISDVAKKTGLTSKAIRFYEEKGVVTPPSRSDNGYRYYAAHHIDELNLLRQARQVGFTLEECRELVTLFNNPARHSADVKARTLQKADEIAAHIEELHVMRARLLELAEACPGDDSAECPIINHLAGCCHHADGKRDSGKN from the coding sequence ATGAACATCAGCGATGTGGCAAAAAAAACCGGACTCACCAGCAAAGCGATTCGTTTCTATGAAGAGAAAGGCGTGGTGACGCCGCCATCACGCAGTGATAATGGTTATCGCTATTACGCGGCGCATCATATTGATGAACTGAATCTGCTGCGTCAGGCGCGTCAGGTGGGGTTTACGCTGGAAGAGTGTCGGGAACTGGTGACGCTGTTCAACAATCCTGCACGGCACAGCGCGGATGTTAAAGCGCGCACCTTGCAGAAAGCCGATGAGATTGCCGCACATATCGAAGAGTTACACGTAATGCGTGCGCGCTTGCTGGAACTGGCAGAAGCCTGCCCGGGCGATGACAGCGCGGAGTGCCCAATCATCAATCACCTGGCGGGATGCTGCCATCACGCGGATGGCAAGCGCGACTCAGGGAAAAATTAA
- the copA gene encoding copper-exporting P-type ATPase CopA gives MSHTQLLALDGLSCGHCVKRVKEALEQRSDVEQADVTQEEARVTGAASASDLIATVEQAGYHAVLKDGAASPKPKPLTATEPPPEALTTESQPAESLTKDLPVHHLLIGGMSCASCVSRVEQALQNVPGVSQARVNLGERSALILGDAPADALVSAVDQAGYSAEVIDDEQTRRERQQVSARQAMRRFSWQSALALLLGVPMMIWGMLGDNMMLSADNQTLWRTLGVITLLVMLIAGGHFYRSAWRSLRHGTATMDTLVALGTGAAWLYSMSVALWPEFFPHQARHLYFEASVMIVGLINLGHALEQRARQRASKALERLLDLTPAQARVVSDHGETLLPLSEVQPGMTLKLVTGDRVPVDGDVVNGEAWFDEAMLTGEAVPQAKQSGDKIFAGTLVQDGTLHFVARATGSHTTLSRIINLVRQAQSSKPDIGRLADRISAVFVPVVVAIALLSGLIWYLVGPQPQLAYTLVIVTTVLIIACPCALGLATPMSVIAGVGRAAELGVLVRDADALQRASEVDTIVFDKTGTLTRGTPQVSDVLLYSDWNRQQVLSAAAQMEHGSSHPLAKAILAAAPDVSGEAVKQFRTIRGKGISAKVDDRTLLLGNQALLDAHQIDYRAAQADIEHFAAQGATPVLLADSHQLLGLIALRDSLRPESKEALQRLHQLGYRLIMLTGDHQKTAQAIAAEAGIDEVIAGVLPEGKAQAIIQLQQQGRKVVMVGDGINDAPALAQADVGIAMGGGSDVAVETAAITLMRNDLHCVADALSIASATLRNMRQNLLGAFIYNSLGIPIAAGVLYPFTGLLLSPIVAGAAMALSSITVVSNANRLLRFKPAQRE, from the coding sequence ATGTCACATACTCAACTGCTGGCGTTGGACGGCTTGTCCTGTGGCCACTGTGTTAAACGCGTAAAAGAAGCGCTGGAGCAGCGCAGCGATGTCGAACAGGCCGACGTCACGCAGGAAGAAGCGCGCGTAACTGGCGCCGCCAGTGCCAGCGATCTGATCGCCACGGTGGAACAAGCCGGTTATCACGCGGTGCTGAAAGACGGCGCAGCCAGCCCAAAGCCTAAACCGTTGACAGCTACAGAGCCGCCGCCGGAGGCGCTGACAACGGAGTCGCAACCGGCAGAATCGCTTACCAAAGATCTTCCCGTGCATCACTTACTGATTGGCGGCATGAGCTGCGCCAGCTGCGTGAGTCGCGTGGAGCAGGCGCTACAAAACGTGCCCGGCGTCAGCCAGGCACGCGTCAATCTCGGCGAGCGCAGCGCGCTGATCCTCGGCGATGCACCAGCCGACGCGCTGGTTAGCGCGGTCGATCAGGCGGGCTATTCCGCCGAAGTGATCGATGATGAACAAACGCGGCGCGAACGCCAGCAGGTCAGCGCACGGCAAGCCATGCGGCGCTTTAGCTGGCAATCAGCGCTGGCCTTGCTGCTCGGCGTGCCGATGATGATTTGGGGCATGCTCGGCGACAACATGATGCTGAGCGCCGATAACCAAACGCTGTGGCGCACGCTGGGCGTGATCACCTTGCTGGTGATGCTGATTGCCGGTGGCCATTTCTATCGCAGCGCGTGGCGCAGTTTGCGTCACGGCACCGCCACCATGGATACGCTGGTGGCGCTGGGAACCGGTGCAGCGTGGCTCTATTCAATGAGTGTGGCACTATGGCCAGAATTCTTTCCGCATCAGGCACGCCATCTCTATTTTGAAGCCAGCGTGATGATCGTGGGCTTAATCAATCTTGGCCACGCGCTGGAGCAGCGCGCACGCCAGCGTGCCTCAAAAGCACTGGAACGTCTGCTGGATTTAACGCCCGCGCAGGCGCGCGTCGTCAGCGATCACGGTGAAACATTGCTGCCGCTGAGCGAGGTTCAGCCGGGCATGACGCTTAAACTGGTGACCGGCGATCGCGTGCCGGTAGATGGTGACGTCGTCAACGGCGAAGCCTGGTTTGATGAAGCCATGCTGACCGGCGAAGCCGTACCGCAGGCCAAACAGTCGGGCGACAAAATCTTTGCCGGTACGCTAGTGCAAGACGGCACGCTGCACTTTGTCGCGCGCGCCACCGGCAGCCATACCACGCTGTCGCGCATCATTAATCTGGTGCGACAGGCGCAAAGCAGCAAGCCTGACATCGGGCGTCTGGCCGATCGCATCTCCGCCGTTTTTGTCCCGGTGGTGGTCGCGATTGCGCTGCTGAGCGGCCTGATTTGGTATCTGGTTGGTCCGCAGCCGCAGCTGGCTTATACCCTAGTGATTGTCACTACGGTGCTGATCATCGCCTGTCCTTGCGCATTGGGTTTAGCCACGCCGATGTCGGTGATTGCTGGCGTGGGACGCGCGGCAGAACTGGGCGTGCTGGTGCGTGACGCCGATGCGCTGCAACGTGCCAGCGAAGTCGATACCATCGTGTTCGATAAAACCGGCACCCTGACGCGCGGCACGCCGCAGGTCAGCGATGTGTTGCTTTACAGCGACTGGAATCGCCAGCAGGTGCTCAGCGCGGCGGCGCAGATGGAGCATGGATCCAGCCATCCGCTGGCTAAAGCAATTCTCGCTGCCGCGCCTGATGTCAGCGGCGAAGCGGTTAAGCAATTTCGTACAATACGTGGCAAAGGCATCAGCGCTAAAGTTGACGACAGAACGCTGCTGCTGGGTAATCAGGCGCTGCTGGATGCACATCAGATTGATTACCGCGCCGCGCAAGCGGATATCGAGCACTTTGCCGCACAAGGCGCTACGCCGGTGCTGCTGGCCGATAGTCATCAGCTACTGGGATTAATCGCGCTGCGTGACAGCCTACGTCCGGAGAGCAAAGAGGCGCTGCAGCGTCTGCATCAGCTGGGTTATCGCTTGATTATGTTGACCGGCGATCACCAGAAAACCGCGCAGGCAATTGCCGCCGAAGCCGGAATTGATGAAGTGATTGCCGGCGTACTGCCGGAGGGCAAAGCGCAGGCCATTATTCAACTGCAGCAGCAAGGTCGCAAAGTGGTGATGGTGGGCGACGGCATTAATGATGCACCGGCGCTGGCGCAGGCAGATGTCGGTATCGCGATGGGCGGCGGCAGCGATGTGGCGGTTGAAACCGCAGCAATTACGCTGATGCGCAACGATCTGCACTGCGTCGCCGATGCGTTGTCGATAGCCAGCGCCACGCTGCGCAATATGCGTCAGAACCTATTAGGCGCCTTCATTTACAACAGCTTGGGCATTCCGATTGCCGCGGGCGTGCTCTATCCGTTTACCGGCCTGCTGCTGAGCCCAATTGTGGCGGGTGCAGCGATGGCGCTATCGTCAATTACCGTGGTGAGTAACGCTAACCGTTTGCTGCGCTTCAAGCCCGCGCAGCGGGAATAG
- the ybbA gene encoding putative ABC transporter ATP-binding protein YbbA: protein MPAENIVAVHHLTKSVGQGEHQLTILTGVELVVKPAETIALIGESGSGKSTLLGILAGLDDGSSGEVHLLGQPLHTMNEEQRAALRAREVGFVFQSFMLVPTLNALENVQLPALLRGDSDRESRSQAVELLTVLGLKDRLHHLPAQLSGGEQQRVALARAFSGRPGLLFADEPTGNLDRKTGDRIADLLFSLNRDFATTLILVTHDEQLAARCDRRLRLRDGKLWEET, encoded by the coding sequence ATGCCAGCGGAAAACATTGTTGCAGTTCATCATCTTACTAAGTCCGTCGGTCAGGGAGAGCATCAGCTGACCATCCTTACCGGAGTTGAGCTGGTTGTCAAACCAGCTGAGACCATCGCCTTGATTGGCGAGTCCGGCTCGGGCAAGTCCACGCTGCTCGGCATTCTGGCGGGCCTGGACGATGGCAGCAGCGGCGAAGTGCATCTGCTCGGTCAGCCGCTGCACACGATGAATGAGGAGCAACGTGCTGCGCTGCGCGCGCGTGAGGTCGGCTTTGTTTTTCAATCCTTTATGCTGGTGCCAACGCTCAACGCGCTGGAAAATGTGCAGCTGCCCGCGCTGCTGCGCGGCGACAGCGATCGCGAAAGCCGCAGCCAGGCGGTGGAGCTGCTGACGGTGCTGGGCCTGAAAGATCGTCTGCACCATCTGCCTGCGCAACTCTCCGGTGGCGAGCAGCAGCGTGTGGCGTTGGCGCGCGCCTTTAGCGGTCGTCCCGGCCTGCTGTTTGCCGATGAGCCGACGGGCAACCTCGACCGCAAAACCGGCGATCGCATCGCCGATCTACTGTTCTCACTCAACCGCGATTTTGCCACCACGCTGATTTTGGTGACGCACGATGAGCAACTGGCGGCGCGCTGCGACCGCCGCTTGCGGCTGCGTGACGGCAAGCTGTGGGAGGAGACATGA